A single window of Leeuwenhoekiella sp. MAR_2009_132 DNA harbors:
- a CDS encoding aldo/keto reductase family oxidoreductase has protein sequence MENKIALNNNLSLSRIIHGYWRLRDWNLSDQELLTRIEQVLELGITSFDHADIYGNYTCEEFFGRALALKPELRSKMQLISKCGIRLNTDFNPQLDVKIYDYSAAYIIQQAEASLKNLGTDRLDLLLLHRPAPFFNPEEVAKAFDELKQSGKVLNFGVSNFSPMQFDSLQAYLDMPLATNQVEISVGCLEHFDNENIEFFQKHKIKPMAWSPLAGGGLFKPETEQEHRLHSVLKGIASELNVETIDQVMYAWLLKHPVGIMPIVGSQHINRIKSAVDALKIELSLEQWYKIYIASKGEDLP, from the coding sequence ATGGAAAATAAAATAGCACTCAACAATAACCTAAGCCTATCAAGAATCATACACGGTTATTGGCGTTTAAGAGATTGGAATCTTAGTGACCAGGAACTTTTAACACGCATTGAGCAGGTTCTAGAATTGGGTATAACCTCTTTTGATCACGCAGATATTTACGGAAATTATACCTGCGAAGAATTCTTTGGGCGAGCGCTCGCATTAAAACCTGAGTTGAGATCTAAAATGCAGCTTATAAGCAAGTGCGGCATTCGTTTGAATACAGATTTTAATCCGCAACTAGATGTAAAAATTTACGATTATAGTGCGGCTTATATCATTCAGCAAGCTGAGGCATCCTTAAAAAACTTAGGTACAGACCGTCTAGATTTATTGTTATTACACAGACCGGCTCCGTTTTTTAACCCGGAAGAAGTTGCCAAAGCATTTGATGAATTAAAGCAAAGCGGGAAGGTGCTTAATTTTGGGGTTTCAAATTTCTCTCCTATGCAATTTGATAGTTTACAAGCGTATTTAGATATGCCACTGGCGACCAATCAGGTTGAAATTTCGGTAGGATGTCTAGAGCATTTTGATAATGAAAATATCGAGTTTTTTCAAAAGCATAAAATCAAGCCCATGGCGTGGTCTCCACTAGCCGGTGGTGGTTTATTTAAACCTGAAACCGAACAGGAACACCGCTTACATTCCGTTTTAAAAGGAATTGCATCAGAATTAAATGTAGAGACGATAGATCAGGTGATGTACGCCTGGTTATTGAAGCATCCTGTGGGCATAATGCCTATTGTTGGCTCTCAACACATCAACCGTATTAAAAGTGCCGTAGATGCCCTTAAAATAGAATTAAGCCTCGAGCAGTGGTATAAAATTTATATCGCTTCTAAGGGAGAAGACTTACCTTAA
- a CDS encoding L-dopachrome tautomerase-related protein, translated as MSQKKVVSFKGAQVTGITISETGRLFANFPRWRKDIPYSVVEVMDDGSIKPYPNSAWNIWSLDQKPQDNQFISVQAMWADADKLYVIETANPQFKGIITTPKVQVFDLKTNSHLKTYTLTDGSFTNNTYINDMRIDHKRDLIFLTDSGAGGIITIDLKTGISKGYLTDSKTTKAEVETLTFDNGIWKGTVNSDGIALNEEQDILYFHALSGYTLYEINIEDLLNNDTSNIKSYTTGAPDGMLLDAHNRLFLANLEENKIEYLSPDRNKTKTLAQGKKVNWADTFSIYDGYFYYTNSRINEATGDISDMEFEIYKIKLPKFKND; from the coding sequence TTGAGTCAGAAAAAAGTCGTTTCTTTTAAAGGTGCTCAAGTAACCGGAATTACCATTTCTGAAACCGGAAGATTATTTGCCAATTTTCCCAGATGGAGAAAAGATATTCCTTACTCTGTAGTTGAAGTGATGGATGACGGCAGCATAAAACCCTACCCTAATAGTGCCTGGAATATCTGGTCTTTAGATCAAAAACCGCAGGATAATCAATTTATAAGTGTGCAGGCTATGTGGGCCGATGCAGATAAACTGTATGTTATAGAAACAGCAAACCCGCAGTTTAAAGGGATCATAACCACTCCTAAAGTTCAGGTTTTTGATTTAAAAACAAATTCTCATTTAAAAACCTACACGCTTACTGACGGCAGTTTTACAAATAACACCTACATTAATGATATGCGCATAGATCATAAACGCGATCTAATTTTTCTTACAGATTCAGGCGCAGGTGGCATCATAACTATAGATTTAAAAACCGGTATTTCTAAAGGATATTTAACCGACTCTAAAACGACAAAAGCTGAAGTAGAAACTTTGACGTTTGATAACGGAATCTGGAAGGGTACGGTAAACTCTGATGGTATAGCGCTGAATGAAGAACAAGACATTTTATATTTTCACGCACTTTCAGGATACACTTTATACGAAATAAATATTGAAGATCTTCTCAACAATGACACCTCAAACATTAAGAGTTATACAACAGGAGCTCCAGATGGTATGCTTCTAGATGCGCACAACAGACTTTTTCTCGCAAATCTGGAGGAAAATAAAATTGAATATTTATCACCAGACCGCAATAAAACAAAAACCTTAGCACAAGGAAAAAAAGTAAATTGGGCAGATACCTTCAGTATTTATGATGGCTATTTTTACTATACAAATTCTAGAATTAACGAAGCTACAGGTGATATTAGTGATATGGAATTTGAGATTTATAAAATCAAATTACCTAAGTTTAAAAACGACTAA
- a CDS encoding TolB family protein produces MLKLSLLGLLGFLCFATYAQSDPEVYLFNIKTTPTTFEVTGGENISKNKGYDSQPSFYDDTTLIYSHTADSLTAIGIYEISTQKTSVLTDEPNSGFFSPQRLPETDRVVAVRQDSEGKQRLAVYDFKTKAFQKLLDSSQVGYFSFYDKDTFIASVLVPNKMDLFFKNSNKDSLQKIIGNAGRSLHKVPNSHSMSYTVENDDQNMDLYILDLSGEEPTSYFVCELPIGRQDYAWLDENRIILGSGDSLFIYDLFGEPAWKFAASLNSYKLTGITRISISPDGKHLALAAEPVN; encoded by the coding sequence ATGCTAAAATTATCTTTATTAGGACTTCTGGGTTTTCTGTGCTTTGCAACATATGCTCAATCAGATCCTGAAGTTTACCTGTTTAATATCAAAACAACTCCTACTACTTTTGAAGTCACCGGTGGTGAGAATATATCTAAAAATAAAGGATACGATAGTCAACCTTCTTTTTATGATGATACTACCTTAATCTACAGCCATACTGCAGACAGCCTGACGGCAATAGGTATTTATGAAATCAGCACACAGAAAACTTCTGTTTTAACTGACGAACCCAACAGCGGATTCTTCTCACCGCAACGCCTTCCAGAAACCGATCGCGTCGTGGCGGTGCGTCAAGATTCAGAAGGTAAACAACGACTTGCTGTATATGATTTTAAAACCAAAGCTTTTCAAAAGCTGCTAGACAGCAGTCAGGTAGGTTATTTTTCGTTTTACGATAAAGACACCTTTATAGCCTCTGTTTTAGTTCCTAATAAAATGGATTTATTCTTTAAAAATTCAAATAAAGACAGTCTTCAAAAAATTATAGGCAATGCCGGGAGATCGCTTCATAAAGTCCCTAACAGCCATTCTATGAGTTACACCGTTGAAAATGATGATCAGAATATGGATTTATATATACTTGATCTTTCAGGCGAAGAACCTACGAGTTATTTTGTTTGTGAGTTGCCTATAGGCAGACAGGATTATGCGTGGCTAGATGAAAACCGAATCATTTTAGGCAGCGGTGACAGTCTTTTTATTTATGACCTTTTTGGTGAACCTGCCTGGAAATTTGCTGCCAGTTTAAACAGCTATAAGCTTACAGGTATAACTCGAATTTCTATTAGCCCCGATGGTAAACACCTCGCTCTAGCAGCAGAACCTGTCAATTAA
- a CDS encoding four helix bundle protein — protein sequence MHNFQELKIWQKSMDIAESTYLISAYFPKEEKFGLTSQIRRSAVSIPSNIAEGAGRNTNGEFKNFLGIASGSSNELYTQLVLSQRLGLISENEQLLNILQQLEEVQKMNYTLIKKFSQ from the coding sequence ATGCACAATTTTCAAGAACTCAAGATTTGGCAGAAATCGATGGATATCGCTGAAAGCACCTATTTAATTTCTGCTTACTTTCCAAAGGAAGAGAAGTTTGGTTTAACAAGTCAAATTAGAAGAAGTGCCGTGAGTATACCTTCCAATATTGCAGAAGGAGCTGGGAGAAATACAAATGGTGAGTTTAAAAATTTTTTAGGAATTGCAAGCGGCTCTTCTAATGAGCTATATACACAGCTTGTTTTGTCGCAACGCTTAGGCCTTATATCTGAAAATGAACAACTTTTAAATATCCTACAACAATTAGAAGAGGTTCAAAAAATGAATTATACGCTAATAAAGAAATTTTCACAATAG
- a CDS encoding DUF2264 domain-containing protein — MRILNVLCLLLLTGIAFAQEIKPAKQVDGEMPLFKVENPDFITSPLTGMTRKHWEDAARYILEGAFSYIDNLDDPMKFPKLPGKSYPHSVDRVPTEKLEGLVRTLFVAAPLLKKEPNLTLNGIKVAEYYQHQIPKLIDPNDPAFIKPRGNGGPSQNLVEYGALAISLFISPETLWEPLSQEVKDGLAASMLSYGDGPTVDSNWKFFNIFVLSFFESQGYEINKPLLEEYLQKSLDDYRGQGWYNDNPAYDYYSMWAFQVYGPMWATVYGDTHYPEFAKGFKTNFQDLVYHYPYMFAEDGEMIMWGRSISYRIASISPFPFSGTLNDDTINFGWLRHISSSTLLQFLENPEFLKDRIPTLGFYDHFEPAVQNYSTRGSVFWMGKAFLGLLLPEDNPFWTATENEGPWESTFEKNKVYNKFQAASNILITDYANIGAAEVRAWCHEKKADDWQGFRSSENYNKLSYNSAFPWQADGEDGTISMNYVFLNANKEWEPWRLYTFKNYENGVYYRDAVLETNDQVKMQLAEMPLPNGILRVDKQLSTVPVKMRLGHYALPKLEGKTITESKIKVGNTEATLIDNGEYVLALVPLSGWSNIEIKESEGLHPVGDISKVINVTADFSPKATNKVFATLMLWKKSGESFSDEELMPLTLEVINDKAEVTFTTGKTQTIKF, encoded by the coding sequence ATGAGAATATTAAATGTACTTTGTCTGTTGTTGCTTACCGGCATTGCATTCGCTCAAGAAATAAAACCGGCGAAACAAGTAGATGGCGAAATGCCACTTTTTAAGGTCGAGAATCCAGATTTTATAACGAGTCCGTTAACGGGGATGACTAGAAAACACTGGGAAGATGCGGCACGTTATATTCTTGAAGGTGCCTTTAGCTACATTGATAATTTAGACGATCCTATGAAGTTTCCTAAACTTCCGGGTAAGAGTTATCCACATAGTGTAGATCGGGTTCCTACCGAGAAATTAGAAGGTTTGGTACGTACGCTGTTTGTAGCAGCACCACTGCTTAAAAAAGAACCCAATCTTACCTTAAACGGAATAAAAGTAGCAGAATATTACCAGCACCAAATTCCTAAGTTAATAGACCCTAATGATCCTGCTTTTATAAAGCCGAGAGGCAATGGCGGTCCTAGTCAGAACTTAGTCGAATATGGAGCATTGGCGATTTCATTATTTATATCACCCGAAACTTTATGGGAACCATTAAGTCAGGAGGTAAAAGATGGTCTTGCAGCTTCTATGTTGAGTTATGGAGATGGTCCTACAGTAGATTCTAACTGGAAATTCTTCAACATATTTGTATTAAGCTTTTTCGAGTCTCAAGGCTATGAAATTAATAAACCTTTGCTTGAAGAATATTTACAAAAATCATTAGACGACTACCGGGGTCAGGGTTGGTATAATGACAATCCCGCTTATGATTATTACAGTATGTGGGCATTTCAGGTATACGGTCCTATGTGGGCAACGGTTTATGGTGATACGCATTACCCGGAATTTGCAAAAGGGTTTAAAACTAATTTTCAGGATCTGGTATATCACTACCCCTATATGTTTGCAGAAGATGGTGAGATGATTATGTGGGGAAGAAGCATCAGTTACCGTATTGCTTCAATTAGTCCGTTTCCCTTTTCGGGAACATTAAATGACGATACGATTAATTTTGGCTGGTTGCGTCACATCTCATCCAGCACATTACTTCAGTTTTTAGAAAACCCCGAATTTTTAAAAGATAGAATTCCTACGTTGGGGTTTTATGATCATTTTGAACCTGCAGTGCAAAACTACAGTACACGCGGAAGCGTGTTTTGGATGGGTAAAGCCTTTCTAGGATTGCTATTGCCAGAGGATAATCCGTTTTGGACAGCTACCGAAAACGAAGGTCCGTGGGAATCAACTTTTGAAAAAAATAAGGTTTATAATAAATTTCAAGCTGCATCAAATATTTTAATTACAGATTATGCAAATATCGGTGCTGCTGAGGTTAGAGCCTGGTGTCACGAGAAAAAAGCAGACGATTGGCAAGGATTTCGCTCTAGCGAAAATTACAATAAGCTATCGTATAACTCGGCGTTTCCGTGGCAAGCAGATGGTGAAGATGGTACCATCTCTATGAACTATGTGTTTTTAAATGCAAATAAAGAATGGGAGCCGTGGAGGTTGTATACCTTTAAAAATTATGAAAATGGCGTGTATTACAGAGATGCAGTTTTAGAAACAAACGATCAGGTTAAAATGCAGCTCGCAGAAATGCCACTACCTAACGGAATTTTACGCGTAGATAAACAGTTGAGTACGGTGCCTGTAAAAATGCGTTTAGGACATTACGCTTTACCTAAACTAGAAGGTAAGACAATTACAGAATCTAAAATTAAAGTGGGTAACACCGAAGCGACACTTATTGATAATGGCGAGTATGTATTGGCACTTGTACCCTTAAGCGGCTGGAGTAACATCGAAATAAAAGAATCTGAAGGTTTACATCCTGTAGGAGATATTAGCAAAGTTATCAATGTGACTGCTGATTTTTCACCAAAGGCTACAAATAAAGTGTTTGCCACATTAATGCTTTGGAAAAAATCTGGAGAATCGTTTAGTGATGAGGAATTGATGCCCCTTACCTTAGAGGTTATAAACGATAAAGCAGAAGTAACATTTACTACTGGAAAGACACAAACCATTAAATTTTAA
- a CDS encoding four helix bundle protein has translation MRKRHNYKNLKIWSLGLEIACDISDLVEKFPKHERFDLTSQISRCATSIPSNISEGSSRTDKAFSTFIDYALGSSFELGTQLLIARHKNYINDKTLNELETKIQEWQKMTMGFQNGL, from the coding sequence ATGAGAAAAAGACATAATTATAAAAATTTGAAAATTTGGTCTTTAGGTTTAGAAATAGCTTGTGATATTTCAGATTTAGTTGAAAAGTTTCCAAAGCATGAAAGATTTGACCTAACCTCACAAATAAGCCGATGTGCAACTTCAATCCCAAGTAATATTTCTGAAGGATCATCCAGAACGGATAAAGCTTTTAGCACGTTTATAGATTATGCGCTTGGATCATCTTTTGAATTGGGAACCCAGTTACTTATAGCTCGACATAAAAATTACATCAACGATAAAACATTAAACGAATTAGAAACTAAAATACAGGAATGGCAAAAAATGACGATGGGTTTTCAAAATGGTTTATAG
- a CDS encoding acyl-CoA dehydrogenase family protein, whose protein sequence is MAETADKKEILRGGQFLVKETACEDVFTPEDFSEEQKMMKETVIEFVDREIVPHKERFEHKDYALTEEVMRKAGELGLLGIAVPEEYDGLGMGFVSTMLVCDYISGATGSIATAFGAHTGIGTMPITLYGTEEQKKQYVPKLATGEWFGAYCLTEPGAGSDANSGKTKAELSADGKSYKINGQKMWISNAGFCNVFIVFARIEDDKNITGFIVENDPSNGISLGEEEKKLGIHSSSTRQVFFNDTVVPVENMLAGRGEGFKIAMNALNVGRIKLAAACLDAQRRVIDMGVKYANERVQFNTPIAKFGAIKSKLAEMATNAYACESASYRAAKNIEDRIAMRTEAGASHSEAELKGVEEYAIECSILKVAASEDMQSCADEGIQIYGGMGFSADAPMEAAWRDARISRIYEGTNEINRMLAVGMLVKKAMKGHVDLLNPAMAVGEELTGIPSFDTPDYSEVLSEEKAMVAKLKKVFLMVAGSAIQKYGPDLESHQQLLMAASDILIEVYMAESTILRTEKNVKRFGEDTQKEQIAMAQLYLYHAVDTINLKAKEGIVSFAEGDEQRMMLMGLKRFTKYQNQPNVVALRNLIAEKVTSENTYPF, encoded by the coding sequence ATGGCAGAAACAGCAGACAAAAAAGAAATTTTACGCGGTGGTCAGTTCTTAGTAAAAGAAACCGCGTGTGAAGATGTATTTACTCCCGAAGATTTTTCTGAGGAGCAAAAAATGATGAAAGAAACGGTTATCGAGTTTGTAGACCGTGAGATTGTTCCTCATAAAGAACGTTTTGAGCACAAAGATTATGCACTTACTGAAGAGGTAATGCGTAAAGCCGGTGAACTTGGTCTTTTAGGTATAGCTGTTCCTGAAGAATATGATGGTCTTGGGATGGGCTTTGTTTCTACAATGCTTGTTTGCGATTACATTTCTGGAGCAACCGGTTCTATCGCTACCGCTTTTGGTGCACATACCGGTATTGGTACAATGCCTATCACACTTTACGGTACCGAAGAACAAAAGAAACAATACGTTCCTAAATTAGCTACCGGCGAATGGTTTGGCGCATATTGCCTTACAGAACCGGGTGCAGGCTCTGATGCTAATAGTGGTAAGACTAAAGCAGAACTTTCTGCAGATGGAAAATCATACAAGATTAACGGTCAGAAAATGTGGATTTCAAACGCAGGTTTCTGTAATGTATTCATTGTTTTCGCTCGTATTGAAGACGATAAAAATATTACCGGGTTTATCGTAGAAAATGATCCTTCAAATGGTATTTCTCTAGGTGAGGAAGAAAAGAAATTGGGTATTCACTCCTCTTCTACCCGTCAGGTATTTTTTAACGATACTGTTGTTCCTGTAGAAAATATGCTTGCAGGTCGTGGCGAAGGTTTTAAAATCGCAATGAATGCCCTTAACGTAGGTCGTATAAAGCTTGCTGCAGCTTGTCTTGATGCACAACGTCGCGTGATTGATATGGGTGTAAAATATGCAAATGAGCGCGTTCAGTTTAATACTCCTATTGCAAAATTTGGTGCTATTAAATCTAAACTGGCTGAGATGGCTACTAATGCCTATGCGTGTGAAAGCGCCTCCTATCGTGCTGCAAAAAATATTGAAGATCGCATAGCCATGCGTACTGAAGCAGGCGCAAGCCATTCTGAAGCCGAACTTAAAGGTGTTGAAGAATACGCGATAGAATGTTCTATTCTTAAAGTAGCTGCTTCAGAAGATATGCAAAGCTGCGCAGATGAAGGGATACAGATTTATGGGGGTATGGGCTTTAGCGCAGATGCTCCTATGGAAGCTGCCTGGAGAGATGCACGTATCTCACGTATTTACGAAGGTACTAATGAGATTAACCGTATGCTCGCGGTAGGAATGCTTGTTAAAAAAGCTATGAAAGGTCATGTAGATCTTCTAAATCCGGCAATGGCTGTTGGTGAAGAGCTTACAGGAATTCCTTCTTTTGACACCCCAGATTATTCTGAAGTGCTATCAGAAGAAAAAGCTATGGTTGCAAAACTTAAGAAAGTATTCTTAATGGTCGCAGGTAGTGCAATTCAAAAATATGGACCCGATTTAGAATCTCATCAGCAGTTGTTAATGGCTGCTTCAGATATTTTAATTGAGGTTTATATGGCAGAAAGCACCATTTTACGTACCGAAAAGAATGTAAAACGTTTTGGCGAAGACACTCAAAAAGAACAAATCGCTATGGCTCAATTGTACCTGTATCACGCAGTTGACACCATTAATTTAAAAGCAAAAGAAGGTATCGTTTCTTTTGCAGAAGGTGATGAGCAACGCATGATGCTTATGGGTCTTAAGCGCTTTACAAAATATCAAAATCAGCCTAACGTCGTTGCATTGCGTAACCTGATTGCTGAAAAAGTAACTTCAGAAAATACATATCCGTTTTAG
- a CDS encoding MFS transporter, producing the protein MPHNSRIILFIVLAQFLGTSLWFVGNIVVPQLPFSQLNETNSIGDILAAVQFGFISGTLVFAILAFADRYSPSKVFMLCSFLGALTNLTLIIPEVSLNTILASRFTTGFFLAGIYPVGMKIASDYFEKGLGKALGYLVGALVLGTALPHFLNSLGVSINYKTITMLTSGLALLGGLLIGIGVPDGPFRKVQQRLNLNAIPQLFKGAAFRSAAFGYWGHMWELYAFWGFIPLFIAYYANTQNLLINVPLIAFSTLAIGAIACALGGHISAKRGSERVARFSLIASGLCCLLSPFSIYLPFWLFISFLLFWGAMVIADSPQFSTLVASNAIAAYRGTALTLVNCVGFAITIISIQLVGYFAVQFDMQYLFLVLAVGPIFGIFSLLRTRSHKNKSK; encoded by the coding sequence GTGCCACATAATTCCCGAATAATTCTATTTATTGTTCTCGCTCAATTTCTGGGAACCTCATTGTGGTTTGTGGGGAATATTGTTGTACCTCAATTGCCGTTTTCTCAATTGAACGAGACAAACAGCATTGGTGATATTCTAGCCGCTGTACAATTTGGGTTTATAAGCGGCACTTTAGTATTTGCCATACTTGCTTTTGCAGACCGCTACTCCCCTTCAAAGGTTTTTATGCTATGTTCATTTTTGGGAGCACTTACTAATCTTACCTTAATCATTCCTGAGGTTTCTTTGAATACGATTTTAGCATCCCGCTTCACAACGGGTTTTTTCTTAGCCGGTATTTATCCTGTAGGAATGAAAATAGCTTCAGATTATTTTGAAAAAGGCCTGGGTAAAGCATTGGGATATCTAGTGGGAGCACTTGTCTTAGGAACCGCTTTACCACATTTTTTAAATAGTTTAGGAGTTTCTATAAATTACAAAACTATTACTATGCTTACCAGTGGCCTAGCATTGTTAGGAGGTTTACTCATAGGCATTGGCGTTCCTGATGGCCCTTTTAGAAAAGTACAACAACGCCTGAATTTAAATGCAATTCCGCAACTTTTTAAAGGAGCGGCTTTTCGGTCGGCTGCTTTTGGTTACTGGGGTCATATGTGGGAATTGTACGCCTTTTGGGGCTTTATACCACTCTTTATTGCCTATTACGCAAACACCCAAAATTTGCTGATTAATGTTCCGCTAATTGCTTTTTCAACTTTGGCTATTGGTGCTATAGCGTGTGCATTAGGAGGACATATAAGTGCAAAAAGAGGGAGTGAGCGCGTCGCTCGGTTTTCTCTCATCGCATCAGGATTATGCTGTTTGCTCTCGCCCTTTAGTATATATCTTCCGTTTTGGCTTTTTATATCGTTTCTATTATTCTGGGGAGCGATGGTGATTGCAGACAGTCCGCAGTTTTCGACATTAGTTGCTAGCAATGCAATTGCAGCGTATCGCGGTACAGCTCTCACGTTAGTAAATTGTGTAGGTTTTGCAATAACCATTATCAGTATTCAATTGGTAGGTTATTTTGCAGTTCAATTTGATATGCAGTATCTTTTTTTGGTATTAGCTGTAGGTCCTATATTTGGCATTTTTAGTTTATTGAGAACAAGGAGCCACAAGAATAAATCCAAATAA
- a CDS encoding acetyl-CoA C-acyltransferase, with translation MKTAYIVKAYRTAVGKAPRGLFRFKRPDELAAETIEYMMNELPNFDKTRIDDVMVGNAMPEAEQGLNVARLISLMGLKVEDVPGVTVNRYCASGVETIAMASAKIQAGMASCIIAGGAESMSYIPMGGYKPVPDYKVAKAGNEDYYWGMGLTAEAVANQFNVSREDQDEFAFNSHQKALKAQAEGRFDDQIVPIDVEHTFVNASGKKETKTYTVKKDEGPRADTKLEILAKLRPVFAEGGSVTAGNSSQMSDGAAFVLVMSEEMVKELNLEPIARMVNFAAVGVEPRIMGIGPVKAIPKALKQAGLTQNDISLMELNEAFASQSLAVIRELGLNPDIVNVNGGAIALGHPLGCTGAKLSVQLFDEMRKRDMKGKYGVVTMCVGTGQGAAGVYEFLN, from the coding sequence ATGAAAACAGCATATATAGTAAAAGCATACAGAACAGCTGTGGGGAAAGCTCCCCGCGGATTGTTCCGTTTTAAAAGACCAGATGAACTTGCAGCAGAAACCATCGAGTATATGATGAATGAGCTACCTAATTTCGACAAGACACGTATTGACGATGTTATGGTAGGTAATGCAATGCCCGAGGCCGAACAAGGTCTTAACGTAGCACGTTTAATCTCTTTAATGGGTTTAAAGGTTGAAGACGTTCCTGGTGTGACCGTTAACCGTTATTGCGCATCTGGGGTTGAGACAATCGCTATGGCATCAGCAAAAATACAGGCGGGTATGGCAAGTTGTATTATCGCCGGTGGTGCAGAAAGTATGAGCTACATACCTATGGGTGGTTACAAACCGGTACCAGATTATAAAGTAGCAAAAGCGGGAAATGAAGATTATTACTGGGGAATGGGATTAACTGCAGAAGCAGTTGCAAATCAGTTTAATGTTTCTCGTGAAGATCAGGATGAGTTTGCCTTTAATTCTCACCAGAAAGCTTTAAAAGCACAGGCTGAAGGACGATTTGACGATCAGATTGTACCTATTGATGTAGAGCATACCTTCGTAAATGCTTCAGGCAAAAAAGAAACTAAAACCTATACGGTAAAAAAAGATGAAGGTCCGCGTGCAGATACTAAACTAGAGATTCTTGCAAAATTACGTCCTGTTTTCGCCGAAGGCGGAAGCGTAACCGCAGGTAACTCTTCTCAAATGAGTGATGGTGCAGCTTTTGTACTGGTTATGAGCGAAGAGATGGTTAAAGAATTAAATCTAGAACCTATTGCTCGTATGGTAAACTTTGCAGCCGTAGGTGTTGAGCCTCGTATTATGGGAATAGGTCCTGTAAAAGCTATTCCTAAAGCTTTAAAACAAGCAGGCCTAACTCAAAATGATATCAGCCTTATGGAACTTAATGAAGCTTTCGCTTCGCAATCCCTTGCAGTTATTAGAGAACTGGGTTTAAATCCAGATATCGTTAATGTAAATGGTGGTGCCATTGCACTGGGTCACCCACTAGGATGTACCGGTGCTAAACTTTCAGTTCAATTATTTGATGAAATGCGCAAACGCGATATGAAAGGTAAATACGGCGTTGTTACCATGTGCGTAGGTACCGGCCAGGGAGCAGCAGGGGTTTATGAGTTTCTCAACTAG
- a CDS encoding sugar-binding protein: MKYFLVFVILTVTFSSCEKDKTPPPLFEKSQETFQAVSRSEISPYIDGKPTDPAWKKIAWIPLDNTWQGDNITYAAQYKLTWTPDALFILLAIENEQLKRTFNNPLSTFKDQNRVIVYLDENNSGGDHAANHSAFAYQILSDGFIIDYNAENKPTIYNNHIDSELSKTDSKLYWEIKVTVFKESYCDNQPNEAVKLSVDKKLGFALAYVSVDSLEKTKTTNTIIGSMPIPEDYENRIATDSGLFGTILLSN, translated from the coding sequence ATGAAATATTTTTTAGTTTTCGTTATACTCACAGTGACATTCAGTTCTTGCGAAAAAGATAAAACCCCTCCTCCACTTTTTGAAAAGTCTCAAGAAACTTTTCAGGCGGTATCCCGATCAGAAATCTCACCCTACATTGACGGAAAACCAACTGATCCTGCCTGGAAAAAGATTGCCTGGATTCCACTTGATAATACTTGGCAGGGTGATAACATAACATATGCTGCGCAATACAAACTTACGTGGACGCCTGATGCTCTTTTTATTTTGCTCGCTATTGAAAATGAACAACTCAAACGTACATTTAATAATCCGCTGAGTACGTTTAAAGATCAGAACCGTGTCATAGTCTATCTTGACGAAAATAATAGCGGCGGCGATCACGCCGCTAATCATAGTGCATTTGCGTATCAGATACTTTCTGATGGTTTTATAATTGATTATAATGCAGAAAATAAACCCACTATTTACAACAATCATATAGACAGCGAACTTTCAAAAACTGACTCTAAATTGTATTGGGAAATTAAGGTTACTGTTTTTAAAGAAAGTTATTGTGACAATCAGCCTAATGAGGCCGTTAAACTTTCCGTAGATAAAAAATTAGGTTTTGCCCTCGCTTATGTTAGTGTTGACTCTCTAGAAAAGACAAAAACAACAAATACGATCATAGGTTCTATGCCTATTCCTGAAGATTATGAAAATAGAATAGCCACCGATTCAGGACTTTTTGGTACAATTTTATTAAGCAATTAA